From a single Planctellipticum variicoloris genomic region:
- a CDS encoding thiamine pyrophosphate-binding protein yields the protein MTAPACSAAAPRTGRFGILEQLEADGLCHLFGNPGTVEQGFLDALHDYPSLKYILTLQESVAVLMADGYARATQKPTVVQIHSSPGLGNSIGALYQANRGHSPLVVIGGDAGVKYQSMDAQMAADLVAMARPVTKWSTMVTDPASTLRVLRRAIKIAATPPMGPVYVCLPQDVLDALVVEPVRPTSLPSTRVVPDDGLLSAAADMLVASRKPMIFIGDGVAFSQAQTELTCVAELLGAEVWSVDGGELNMDNSHPLFQGATGHMFKEHSYPITTKGDVNLVVGTYMVPEVFPSVEDIFAAGAKVIHVDLNAYEIAKNHPVDLGVVADPKLTLSRLATLLVERMSADDVRAARSRTAELAAAKIAVREKELALDAAVRNSSPLHFSQFAEELGRQLPPDAVIFDEALTNSPALTRYCVPTTPGHFFQTRGGSLGVGIPGAIGAKLAMPGKTVIGVTGDGGAMYTIQALWSAARHNVDAKFIICNNRSYRLLQLNISAYWQEQSVAAHPFPLSFDLSKPQIDFVQMANSMGVAGARIERPEEIAPAIRQMLDHQGPFLLDVIIEGDIHPELVNLRCGQ from the coding sequence ATGACCGCTCCGGCGTGCAGCGCCGCGGCGCCCCGCACCGGCCGGTTCGGAATTCTCGAACAGCTCGAAGCCGACGGCCTGTGCCATCTCTTCGGCAACCCGGGAACGGTCGAGCAGGGCTTCCTCGACGCTCTCCACGACTATCCGAGCCTCAAGTACATTCTCACACTTCAGGAATCGGTCGCGGTTCTGATGGCCGACGGTTATGCCCGCGCCACGCAGAAACCGACCGTCGTCCAGATTCACAGCTCTCCCGGACTCGGCAACTCGATCGGCGCCCTCTACCAGGCCAATCGCGGCCACTCGCCTCTCGTGGTGATCGGCGGAGACGCCGGCGTCAAGTACCAGTCCATGGACGCCCAGATGGCGGCCGATCTCGTCGCGATGGCCAGGCCCGTCACCAAGTGGTCGACGATGGTCACCGATCCCGCCTCCACGCTCCGCGTCCTCCGCCGGGCCATCAAGATCGCAGCAACCCCCCCGATGGGTCCGGTCTATGTCTGTCTGCCGCAGGACGTACTGGATGCGCTCGTCGTCGAGCCGGTTCGACCGACGTCCCTCCCCTCCACCCGGGTCGTCCCCGATGACGGGCTGCTGAGCGCAGCGGCCGACATGCTCGTCGCCTCCCGGAAGCCGATGATCTTCATCGGCGACGGCGTCGCCTTCTCCCAGGCCCAGACCGAACTGACCTGCGTCGCCGAACTGCTCGGGGCGGAAGTCTGGAGCGTAGACGGCGGCGAACTGAACATGGACAACTCCCATCCCCTCTTCCAGGGGGCGACCGGGCACATGTTCAAAGAACACAGCTACCCGATCACAACAAAGGGGGACGTCAACCTCGTCGTCGGAACCTATATGGTTCCCGAGGTCTTCCCGTCGGTGGAAGACATCTTCGCCGCGGGGGCGAAGGTGATCCACGTCGACCTGAACGCCTACGAGATCGCCAAGAATCACCCGGTCGACCTTGGGGTCGTGGCCGATCCAAAGCTGACGCTGAGCCGGCTCGCCACGCTGCTGGTCGAGCGAATGAGCGCGGACGACGTGCGCGCCGCCCGCAGCAGAACCGCCGAACTGGCTGCCGCAAAGATCGCTGTCCGCGAGAAGGAGCTGGCTCTGGACGCCGCCGTCCGGAACTCGTCTCCACTCCACTTCTCGCAGTTTGCCGAAGAGCTCGGCCGTCAGCTTCCCCCGGACGCGGTCATCTTCGACGAAGCCCTGACGAACTCCCCCGCACTCACCCGTTACTGCGTCCCGACGACCCCGGGGCACTTCTTCCAGACCCGCGGCGGTTCGCTCGGCGTCGGCATCCCCGGCGCCATCGGCGCCAAGCTCGCCATGCCCGGCAAGACCGTGATCGGAGTCACCGGCGATGGCGGCGCCATGTACACGATCCAGGCTCTCTGGTCGGCGGCCCGCCACAACGTCGATGCCAAGTTCATCATCTGCAACAACCGCTCCTATCGGCTGCTGCAGCTCAATATCTCCGCCTACTGGCAGGAACAGAGCGTCGCGGCTCACCCGTTCCCGCTGAGCTTCGACCTGTCGAAGCCGCAGATCGATTTTGTCCAGATGGCGAATTCGATGGGAGTCGCGGGCGCCCGCATCGAGCGGCCCGAAGAGATCGCGCCCGCCATCCGCCAGATGCTCGACCACCAGGGGCCTTTTCTGCTCGACGTCATCATCGAAGGGGACATCCACCCCGAACTGGTGAATCTCCGCTGCGGACAGTGA
- a CDS encoding outer membrane protein, with protein sequence MIRRAAFCATAFLCALGAALPEVSAQTFDGLFSASADDASEGLPRILKTAASEESETQSLVRTATLSDANTAKFRAVSTPDECFCDSCRKPETWYISISGGLAHRGRVQEQSDIRTFIVLNEGFAANAALGFRLGMFRLEAETSFMNNTCKEAGAVGLASGTTGNVNLRALMFNAYRDFQISDWKLKPYVGAGIGIYQSQINSLYPQFFNDVGFTGQPVNSTSNMPFAYQFRAGVSRPITERTEFYAGYRYFHGSTLTFASIPFASADAPTFKPNGANMHNIEFGLRVNF encoded by the coding sequence ATGATTCGACGGGCTGCGTTTTGCGCGACGGCGTTTCTTTGTGCTCTGGGAGCTGCTCTTCCCGAGGTTTCCGCACAGACCTTTGACGGCCTCTTTTCTGCATCCGCAGACGACGCCTCGGAAGGTCTTCCCAGAATTCTGAAGACCGCCGCTTCGGAGGAATCCGAGACGCAGTCCCTGGTCCGCACCGCGACGCTCAGCGACGCCAATACGGCCAAGTTTCGGGCCGTCAGCACTCCCGATGAATGTTTCTGCGATTCGTGCCGCAAGCCGGAAACCTGGTACATCTCGATCAGCGGCGGACTGGCTCATCGCGGACGCGTCCAGGAGCAGAGCGACATCCGGACGTTCATCGTCCTCAACGAGGGCTTCGCGGCCAACGCCGCGCTGGGCTTCCGGCTCGGGATGTTCCGGCTCGAAGCGGAAACCTCCTTCATGAATAACACCTGCAAAGAGGCCGGGGCGGTCGGACTCGCTTCCGGAACTACGGGCAACGTCAATCTGCGGGCGCTCATGTTCAACGCTTACCGCGACTTTCAGATCAGCGACTGGAAGCTGAAGCCCTACGTCGGGGCCGGCATCGGGATTTATCAGTCGCAGATCAACAGCCTCTACCCCCAGTTCTTCAACGACGTCGGCTTCACCGGCCAACCGGTCAATTCGACCAGCAATATGCCCTTTGCATACCAGTTCCGGGCCGGTGTATCGCGGCCGATCACGGAACGGACGGAGTTCTATGCCGGCTACCGCTACTTCCACGGTTCGACGCTGACGTTCGCTTCGATCCCGTTCGCTTCGGCCGACGCTCCGACGTTCAAGCCGAACGGCGCCAACATGCACAACATCGAGTTCGGTCTGCGGGTGAATTTCTAA
- the glgX gene encoding glycogen debranching protein GlgX — MTTLTAPMPVLQPKTPATSSPFRVEPGRTHPLGATVERGGVNFSLFSEYATSVELLLFERHDDIEPVEVVKLHPVHHKSFHLWHIFVHGVKPGMHYAYRVDGPHDPHNGHRFDPEKVLIDPYAKGNNRTLWNRGDACRPGSNLATSIRSVIIDTAGYDWEGDQPLNAPMSELIIYETHLGGFTKSPTSGVENPGTFKGLIEKIPYLQQLGITAIELLPVFEFDDGEVLRWVDGQPLKNYWGYSTMAFFAPHSSYCTNPDLGSHVAEFRDMVKALHKAGISVILDVVFNHTDEGNHQGPTFSFKGLDNKNYYYLAPGQEEFFYDYTGCGNTFNCNHPVTEKLIVECLEYWVKEMHVDGFRFDEASVLTRGKNGAPMEYPPVIWHIELSETLADTKVFAEAWDAAGLYQIGYFPGYRWAEWNGRYRDSLRRFVKGDAGMIGDVACRITGSADLYEARRHLPINSVNFINCHDGFTLNDLVSYNGKHNYANGEGNRDGNDDNMSWNCGAEGDTQDPAIEGLRVQQIKNFAALLMLSQGVPMFVAGDEVRRTQNGNNNAYCQDNELNWFDWTLPEKNAPLLRFWQKIIAFRKRHPAIHRTRFFTGEVNERGLPDVGWHGCKLNSPGWDDPQTRTLAFTLGGFEGEADVHVMLNMHWGPLPFELPPVGDRQWFRSADTSLASPLDIADEGSEVLIAGNEYLVNGRSAVVLISR, encoded by the coding sequence ATGACCACTCTCACCGCGCCGATGCCAGTCCTCCAACCGAAGACTCCTGCGACTTCGTCGCCCTTTCGGGTCGAGCCCGGTCGGACCCATCCGCTCGGTGCGACGGTCGAGCGGGGGGGCGTGAACTTTTCGCTCTTCAGCGAGTACGCCACCAGCGTGGAACTGCTGCTGTTCGAACGGCACGACGACATTGAGCCGGTCGAAGTCGTCAAACTCCATCCGGTTCACCACAAGAGCTTTCATCTCTGGCACATCTTCGTGCATGGCGTGAAGCCCGGGATGCACTACGCCTACCGCGTCGACGGCCCGCACGATCCCCACAACGGGCATCGCTTCGATCCCGAGAAAGTGCTCATCGACCCCTATGCCAAGGGCAACAACCGGACGCTGTGGAACCGGGGCGACGCCTGCCGTCCGGGCAGCAACCTGGCGACGTCGATCCGCAGCGTCATCATCGACACCGCCGGCTACGACTGGGAGGGAGACCAGCCGCTCAATGCGCCGATGAGCGAACTCATCATCTATGAAACGCATCTGGGCGGTTTCACGAAGTCGCCGACCTCGGGCGTGGAAAACCCCGGTACGTTCAAGGGACTCATTGAGAAGATTCCATATCTTCAACAGCTCGGCATTACGGCGATCGAACTGTTGCCGGTCTTCGAGTTCGACGACGGCGAAGTGCTCCGCTGGGTCGACGGCCAGCCCCTGAAGAACTACTGGGGCTACAGCACGATGGCCTTCTTCGCCCCGCATTCGAGCTACTGCACGAATCCCGATCTGGGGAGCCACGTCGCCGAATTCCGCGACATGGTCAAGGCCCTGCACAAGGCCGGCATCAGCGTCATCCTCGACGTCGTCTTCAACCACACCGACGAAGGCAACCACCAGGGGCCGACCTTCTCCTTCAAGGGCCTCGACAACAAGAACTACTACTACCTCGCCCCCGGGCAGGAAGAATTCTTCTACGACTACACCGGCTGCGGCAACACGTTCAACTGCAATCATCCCGTCACCGAGAAACTCATCGTCGAGTGCCTGGAATACTGGGTCAAGGAGATGCACGTCGACGGCTTCCGCTTCGACGAAGCCAGCGTGCTGACGCGCGGCAAAAACGGCGCGCCCATGGAGTATCCCCCCGTCATCTGGCACATCGAGCTCTCCGAGACGCTGGCCGACACCAAGGTCTTCGCCGAAGCCTGGGACGCCGCCGGGCTCTACCAGATCGGCTACTTCCCCGGCTATCGCTGGGCGGAGTGGAACGGCCGCTACCGCGACAGCCTGCGTCGCTTCGTCAAGGGAGACGCCGGGATGATCGGGGACGTCGCCTGCCGCATCACCGGCAGCGCCGACTTGTACGAGGCGCGGCGGCATCTGCCGATCAACAGCGTCAACTTCATCAACTGCCACGACGGCTTCACCCTCAACGACCTCGTCTCCTACAACGGCAAGCACAACTACGCCAACGGCGAAGGAAACCGCGACGGCAACGACGACAACATGAGCTGGAACTGCGGCGCCGAAGGCGACACGCAGGATCCCGCGATCGAAGGACTGCGGGTCCAGCAGATCAAGAACTTCGCCGCGCTGCTGATGCTGTCGCAGGGCGTGCCGATGTTCGTCGCGGGGGACGAAGTCCGGCGCACGCAAAACGGAAACAACAACGCCTACTGCCAGGACAACGAACTCAACTGGTTCGACTGGACGCTGCCCGAAAAGAACGCCCCGCTGCTGCGGTTCTGGCAGAAGATCATCGCCTTCCGGAAGCGGCATCCGGCGATCCACCGGACGCGATTCTTCACCGGGGAAGTCAACGAACGCGGCCTGCCCGACGTCGGCTGGCACGGATGCAAGTTGAATTCCCCCGGCTGGGATGACCCGCAGACCCGCACCCTGGCGTTCACGCTGGGCGGCTTCGAGGGAGAGGCCGACGTGCACGTGATGTTGAACATGCACTGGGGGCCGCTGCCGTTCGAACTTCCCCCGGTCGGAGACCGCCAGTGGTTCCGCTCCGCGGACACATCCCTCGCTTCGCCGCTGGACATCGCCGACGAGGGGAGCGAAGTCCTGATCGCCGGCAACGAATACCTCGTCAATGGCCGCAGCGCCGTTGTGCTGATCTCCCGCTGA
- a CDS encoding type 1 glutamine amidotransferase domain-containing protein: MKTVLFVVSEWGYWGEELIGPLEACDKAGYKVEFCTPTGKKPTALQVSMDPTYVDPPLGRPVTSKEMADKVRAIVASGRMDSPKSLAAWFPQRAYPSSATYLRDMEAFHEKVDSLVASELTKYDALVIVGGSGALVDLANNSRLHELILGFVKLDRPIAAECYGVSCLAFARDVREKRSLLTGRRVTGHPLDYDYLDGTGFEGPHAVDGTNTGFGNGWVNFGAPFYPLEHILRDAVGPEGQFIGNVGHKTSVIVDYPFITSRSTASSCECGKVLVDVLETGLKRYGW; this comes from the coding sequence ATGAAGACTGTGCTGTTCGTCGTTTCGGAGTGGGGTTACTGGGGCGAGGAGCTGATCGGCCCTCTGGAAGCCTGTGATAAGGCCGGCTACAAGGTCGAATTCTGCACGCCGACCGGTAAGAAGCCGACCGCCCTGCAGGTCAGCATGGACCCGACCTACGTCGATCCTCCCCTCGGCCGTCCCGTGACGTCGAAGGAAATGGCCGACAAGGTCCGCGCCATTGTCGCCTCCGGCCGGATGGACTCTCCCAAGAGCCTGGCCGCCTGGTTCCCGCAGCGGGCGTACCCTAGCTCGGCCACCTATCTCCGCGACATGGAAGCCTTCCACGAGAAAGTCGACAGCCTCGTCGCCAGCGAACTGACCAAGTACGACGCCCTCGTGATCGTCGGCGGCAGCGGAGCCCTGGTCGATCTGGCCAACAACTCCCGCCTCCACGAACTGATCCTGGGCTTCGTGAAGCTCGACAGGCCGATCGCCGCCGAGTGCTACGGCGTCTCCTGCCTGGCCTTTGCCCGCGACGTTCGCGAAAAACGCAGCCTCCTGACCGGCCGCCGCGTCACCGGCCATCCGCTCGATTACGACTATCTCGACGGGACCGGCTTCGAAGGTCCGCACGCCGTCGACGGGACGAACACCGGCTTCGGCAACGGCTGGGTCAACTTCGGCGCCCCGTTCTATCCCCTGGAACACATCCTCCGCGACGCCGTGGGACCCGAAGGCCAGTTCATCGGCAACGTCGGCCACAAGACGTCGGTCATCGTCGACTACCCGTTTATCACCAGCCGCTCGACCGCCTCGTCGTGCGAGTGCGGCAAGGTGCTTGTCGACGTGCTGGAGACCGGCCTCAAGCGATACGGCTGGTAA
- a CDS encoding AGE family epimerase/isomerase: MNSLSFTVSDLIAGYVQLYDAATKTFVVKTTDGRDFAITLTPTVFAEVVRNLGEDFHDATGRISELLVEGRYVFVYGVFYPEEENRFEAKHLVFTGDKPDEFRFEEQDWWINQVKQLGDFYLKAQFGGGPIDYSNYRTNLELEGEKLGSTRQETDTISRLVYGFASAYLMTGDDRYLEAAEKGTEYLRTHFRFEHKQTGTACWYHAVDIKPDGTMQKVFASEFGDDYDALPCYEQIYALAGPTQTYRITGDPRILADAKETIKSFRDYYRDHTEKGGFYSHIDPITLSPHSETLGANKSKKNWNSVGDHAPAYLINLYLATGEKEYADFLEETFDTIAAHFPDYDESPFVQERFHDDWSKDQAWGWQQNRAVVGHNLKIAWNLMRMNSLTAKKSYTDLATKIADVMPTAGYDLQRGGWYDVVERVREPGQNFHRFVWHDRKAWWQQEQAILAYFILAGVLKRPDYDRLARESASFYNAWFLDTQSGGVYFNVLANGLPYAQGTERGKGSHSMSGYHSFELAYLAAVYTNLLVNKKPMDFHFCPTAGALPNDTLRVSPDLLPEGSVRIGQVWINGQEHRDFDAAKLTVKLPQTGGKLKVRVRLVPQAVTFTADLLGVDKGVATISLAGKLTAESLPMLRETVSSAVKQGARSIVFEAADLESISEEGMRVLAFTKQKLGATFDITVAGACDAVKEEMTESGFVDEIILADLATA; this comes from the coding sequence ATGAACAGTCTCTCGTTTACGGTCTCCGATCTCATTGCCGGGTACGTGCAGCTCTATGACGCTGCGACGAAGACCTTCGTGGTCAAGACGACCGACGGGCGGGACTTCGCGATCACTCTCACGCCGACGGTGTTCGCCGAAGTCGTGCGAAACCTCGGCGAAGATTTCCACGACGCCACGGGCCGCATCTCGGAACTGCTGGTCGAAGGCCGCTACGTCTTCGTCTACGGCGTCTTCTATCCTGAAGAGGAAAACCGGTTCGAAGCGAAACACCTCGTCTTCACCGGAGACAAGCCCGACGAGTTCCGCTTCGAAGAGCAGGACTGGTGGATCAACCAGGTCAAGCAGCTCGGCGACTTCTACCTCAAGGCCCAGTTCGGCGGCGGGCCGATCGATTACTCCAACTACCGCACCAACCTCGAACTCGAAGGCGAAAAGCTCGGCTCGACCCGTCAGGAAACCGACACGATCTCGCGCCTGGTCTACGGGTTCGCCTCCGCCTACCTGATGACCGGCGACGATCGGTACCTCGAAGCCGCCGAGAAGGGGACCGAGTACCTCCGCACCCACTTCCGCTTCGAACACAAGCAGACCGGCACCGCCTGCTGGTACCACGCCGTCGACATCAAGCCGGACGGCACCATGCAGAAGGTCTTCGCCTCGGAGTTCGGCGACGACTATGACGCTCTTCCCTGCTACGAGCAGATTTACGCCCTCGCCGGTCCCACGCAGACTTACCGCATCACCGGCGATCCGCGGATCCTCGCCGACGCCAAGGAGACGATCAAGTCGTTCCGGGACTACTACCGCGACCATACCGAGAAGGGGGGCTTCTACTCCCACATCGATCCGATCACCCTCAGCCCGCACTCCGAAACGCTCGGCGCCAACAAGTCGAAGAAGAACTGGAACTCGGTCGGCGATCACGCCCCCGCGTATCTGATCAACCTCTACCTGGCGACCGGCGAAAAGGAGTACGCCGACTTCCTCGAAGAAACCTTTGACACCATCGCCGCGCACTTCCCGGACTACGACGAAAGCCCGTTCGTCCAGGAACGATTCCACGATGACTGGTCCAAGGACCAGGCGTGGGGCTGGCAGCAGAATCGGGCCGTCGTCGGGCACAACCTGAAGATCGCCTGGAACCTGATGCGGATGAATTCGCTCACCGCGAAGAAGTCCTACACCGACCTGGCGACGAAAATCGCCGACGTCATGCCGACCGCCGGATATGACCTGCAGCGCGGCGGCTGGTACGACGTGGTCGAACGCGTCCGCGAGCCGGGGCAGAACTTCCATCGCTTTGTCTGGCACGACCGCAAGGCCTGGTGGCAGCAGGAGCAGGCGATCCTCGCCTACTTCATCCTCGCCGGCGTCCTGAAGCGGCCCGACTACGACCGGCTCGCCCGCGAATCCGCCTCGTTCTACAACGCCTGGTTCCTCGATACGCAGTCGGGCGGCGTGTACTTCAACGTCCTCGCGAACGGCCTGCCGTACGCCCAGGGCACGGAGCGCGGCAAGGGCTCGCACTCGATGTCGGGCTACCACTCGTTCGAGCTGGCCTACCTGGCCGCCGTGTATACGAACCTGCTCGTCAACAAAAAGCCGATGGACTTCCACTTCTGCCCGACCGCCGGGGCGCTGCCGAACGACACTCTGCGAGTTTCGCCCGACCTGCTGCCCGAAGGATCGGTCCGTATCGGACAGGTGTGGATCAACGGTCAGGAACACCGCGACTTCGACGCCGCCAAGCTGACGGTGAAGCTGCCGCAGACCGGCGGAAAGCTCAAAGTCCGCGTCCGGCTGGTCCCGCAGGCCGTCACGTTCACGGCCGACCTCCTCGGCGTCGACAAGGGCGTGGCTACCATCTCGCTGGCCGGCAAGCTGACGGCCGAATCGCTGCCGATGCTCCGCGAAACGGTCTCCAGCGCCGTCAAGCAGGGGGCCCGGTCGATCGTGTTCGAAGCGGCCGACCTGGAATCGATTTCGGAAGAAGGCATGCGCGTGCTGGCCTTCACGAAGCAGAAACTCGGAGCGACGTTCGACATCACAGTCGCCGGCGCCTGCGACGCCGTGAAAGAAGAAATGACCGAAAGCGGCTTCGTGGACGAGATCATCCTGGCCGATCTGGCCACGGCATGA
- a CDS encoding aldo/keto reductase — protein sequence MKYKLLGRSGLRVSELCLGCATFGTNWGTIGSDKRESGRIFDAFVEAGGNFIDTSNRYQESQSEEFLGTFIQADRDSHVVATKYSLFDGHTKGTDPNASGNHRKNLMRSIEGSLKRLGTDYVDLLWIHIYDFTTPIDEILRGLDDLVCQGKVNYVGASNFPAWWLAKANTMADFQGKTPFIATQVEYSIVERSCEPEFLPMAHEFDIGLVCWSALAGGMATGKYNRGAPTAGELLRLADEIPAEKRHYWHAMTERNLRIMDSVVKVADEIGRPAGQVSLRWLMQQPVVTVPIFSARTADQCREDMGACDFELTPEQMQALTIASRPAVASIMPDVGAYPYPMLEYGSPALPEFYSRGLLFGGVEDKIINHRRLLPYQYHRAQPDAASAPAAAPSPSAEPVLVGAT from the coding sequence ATGAAGTACAAACTCCTCGGCCGCAGCGGCCTGCGCGTCTCCGAACTCTGTCTCGGCTGCGCCACATTCGGCACCAACTGGGGAACGATCGGCTCCGATAAGCGGGAGAGCGGCCGGATCTTCGACGCCTTCGTCGAAGCGGGCGGCAACTTCATCGATACGTCGAACCGCTACCAGGAAAGCCAGTCCGAGGAGTTTCTCGGGACATTCATCCAGGCCGACCGCGACAGCCACGTCGTGGCGACGAAATACTCGCTGTTCGACGGGCACACGAAGGGGACCGACCCCAACGCGTCCGGCAATCACCGCAAGAATCTGATGCGGTCGATCGAGGGGAGCCTGAAGCGGCTCGGCACCGACTACGTCGACCTGCTCTGGATCCACATCTACGACTTCACGACGCCGATCGACGAGATTCTGCGCGGACTCGACGACCTCGTCTGCCAGGGCAAGGTGAACTACGTCGGCGCGTCGAATTTCCCCGCCTGGTGGCTGGCGAAGGCCAACACGATGGCCGACTTCCAGGGGAAGACGCCGTTCATTGCGACACAAGTCGAGTACAGCATTGTCGAGCGGTCGTGCGAGCCCGAGTTCCTGCCGATGGCGCACGAATTCGATATCGGGCTCGTCTGCTGGTCGGCCCTCGCCGGCGGCATGGCGACCGGCAAATACAACCGGGGCGCTCCGACGGCCGGCGAACTGCTGCGGCTGGCGGACGAAATTCCCGCCGAGAAACGCCACTACTGGCACGCGATGACCGAACGCAATCTGCGAATCATGGACAGCGTGGTCAAGGTCGCCGACGAGATCGGGCGACCGGCGGGGCAGGTCTCGCTCCGCTGGCTGATGCAGCAACCGGTCGTGACGGTGCCGATCTTCTCGGCCCGAACCGCCGACCAGTGCCGCGAAGACATGGGCGCGTGCGACTTCGAACTGACTCCCGAGCAGATGCAGGCCCTGACAATCGCCAGCCGGCCGGCCGTCGCGTCAATCATGCCGGATGTCGGAGCCTATCCGTACCCGATGCTCGAATATGGCAGCCCTGCCCTGCCCGAGTTCTACTCGCGGGGCCTGCTGTTCGGCGGTGTCGAAGACAAGATCATCAATCACCGCCGGCTGCTGCCGTACCAGTATCACCGCGCGCAACCGGATGCCGCCTCAGCGCCGGCGGCCGCTCCGTCGCCGTCCGCGGAGCCTGTCCTGGTCGGCGCGACCTGA
- a CDS encoding nuclear transport factor 2 family protein translates to MPATLAPTANVPDTKLGRLYEEHIRLILAKDIESILDQYTDDAVLISSFEKKPLYFRGREELREHFQGILGIEGLQSNVAFWGETQNPETLMVVEAITMQTPDGEAKMRFADSWVLRDGRIAIHFAGMTQYPDGSVA, encoded by the coding sequence ATGCCCGCGACTCTCGCTCCGACCGCGAATGTTCCCGACACGAAACTCGGCCGGCTCTACGAAGAGCACATCCGGCTGATCCTTGCCAAGGACATTGAGAGCATTCTCGATCAGTACACCGATGACGCCGTGCTGATCAGCAGCTTCGAGAAGAAGCCTCTCTATTTCCGCGGCCGGGAAGAGTTGCGCGAGCACTTCCAGGGGATTCTGGGCATTGAGGGGCTGCAGTCGAATGTCGCCTTCTGGGGCGAGACGCAGAATCCTGAGACGCTGATGGTCGTCGAAGCGATCACGATGCAGACTCCCGACGGGGAAGCGAAGATGCGGTTCGCCGACAGTTGGGTGCTCCGCGACGGCCGGATCGCCATTCACTTCGCCGGCATGACACAGTACCCCGACGGCTCGGTGGCCTGA
- a CDS encoding DJ-1/PfpI family protein yields the protein MRLSGKTIGILIESDFYENEIFYYDFRFAEEGATVRFLSRMWGNSEITFEGHELKAPFRCHESFENMSDEDLAQFDAIIVPSGMVSDRLRYTESVEELPPACTFLKRAFENEHILKGIICHGLWLCAPITEVIRGRNLVCHNNLHGDAIAYGARYVNEDVVVDGDLVTGRTGKHCHLFARQIIEILGNASPSAKAERLLAAAR from the coding sequence ATGCGTCTCTCGGGCAAGACCATCGGAATTCTGATCGAAAGCGATTTCTACGAGAACGAGATCTTCTACTACGACTTCCGGTTCGCGGAAGAAGGGGCCACCGTCCGATTCCTGAGCCGGATGTGGGGAAACTCGGAAATCACCTTCGAGGGGCACGAGCTCAAGGCGCCGTTCCGCTGCCACGAATCGTTCGAGAACATGAGCGACGAAGACCTGGCCCAGTTCGATGCGATCATCGTCCCGTCGGGCATGGTGTCGGACCGGCTCCGCTACACCGAAAGCGTCGAGGAGCTTCCGCCCGCCTGCACCTTCCTGAAGCGCGCCTTCGAGAATGAACACATTCTGAAGGGAATCATCTGCCACGGTCTGTGGCTCTGCGCCCCCATCACCGAAGTCATTCGCGGTCGCAACCTCGTCTGCCACAACAATCTTCACGGCGACGCCATCGCCTACGGCGCCCGGTACGTTAACGAAGACGTTGTCGTCGACGGCGATCTGGTGACCGGACGGACTGGCAAGCACTGCCATCTGTTCGCCAGGCAGATCATCGAGATCCTCGGCAACGCGTCCCCCAGCGCGAAAGCCGAACGGCTCCTGGCCGCCGCCCGCTGA